CCGCTGGGCCCGCCTGCTGCGCTTCTCCGCCGCGGTCTTCACCGTGGGCGGCGTCACCGCCCCGCTGGTCTCGCTGACCGACCGGCTGCCGCACGCGATGGAGTGGGGCTACACCGGCCTCGCCCTGGCCGCCGCCGCGCTGCTCGCCGACCGCGCCTTCGGGCTCACCTCCGGCTGGATGCGCGACGTCTCCACCTCGCAGGCCCTGCAGCGCCGGCTGGAGGCCTTCCAGTTCGACTGGGCCTCCGAGTGCGTCCGGGAGGTCCTCGGCCCCACCGAGGGCACCGCGGGCGAGGCCGCCGAGCGCTGCCTCGGCGTGCTGCGCCGCTTCTGCGAGGACGTCTCCGACATGGTCCGCACCGAGACCTCCGAGTGGATGCTGGAGTTCCGCGCGGGCATGAGCCAGCTGCCCACCCAGGGCCCGGGCGCCTGGGGCGGCCGCAGCGAGGGCGGCTCCGGCGCCCAGGTCCGCGTCCTGCCCCCGCCGGGCACCCGCCCCACCATGCCGCGCCAGCGCCCGCCGGAGGGCCCGCTGCGCTAGACCGGGGCGGACGGCGGGCCGGGCGGACGGCGGGCCGGGCGGGCCCGGGCCAGGCTCCGGCTCCGGCTCCGGCTCCGGCTCCGGCTAGGCGAAGACGACCATCGAGCCCTGGGTGACGCTGCGGGTCGCCGCCGTGTAGAGCCCGGCCCAGGCGTGGCGCTCCCGCGCGTAGGGGTGCAGGTCGTCGATCGGCGGCCCGAACGTCTGCTCC
The window above is part of the Kitasatospora sp. NA04385 genome. Proteins encoded here:
- a CDS encoding SLATT domain-containing protein — encoded protein: MQPEESPWGKEVADDDQSVPGAGGRTPTRRRADLSARQFPLGDWGEPAERLEELYRWSEERAVEAIDWYRRDRVWKRRWARLLRFSAAVFTVGGVTAPLVSLTDRLPHAMEWGYTGLALAAAALLADRAFGLTSGWMRDVSTSQALQRRLEAFQFDWASECVREVLGPTEGTAGEAAERCLGVLRRFCEDVSDMVRTETSEWMLEFRAGMSQLPTQGPGAWGGRSEGGSGAQVRVLPPPGTRPTMPRQRPPEGPLR